The Thermosipho japonicus region TCTGGAACATTTTCAATTTCTAATTTTTCTGAACTCAATATAGTAGCCGCTAAAATAGGTAATGCAGAATTTTTTGCACCAGAAATTCTTACATTTCCATTTAATATTGAATTTTTTACCTTAAAATATCCCATTTTATCATCCTTTATGCTTTTACTATATTTAATAATTCTTCTAAACTTGTTGAATCATGTGGATAAACTGCCATTTTAATTTCAAATTTTACATCTGGAATTTTCAATTCAATAAGGTGTTCTATCCTATTTTTTACGGTTTCAGCATTTTCTTTTGTAATCTCTGTTAAAAGTACCAAGAAAGAGTCATAAGAATATCTTCCTATGCTATCAAGTGGCACTCTTACTGCTTCTCTAAGAACTTTACCTAATGTAATTATAATCTGTTCTTTTTCAAAGTCCTCTTTACTATTAATATCTAAAAGTTTGATCATCACTATCGCATATTCAAAATTCTCTTCAAATGCTTTTTGATGATAATAGCTTATCAATTTTAAAATGTGTTCTTTTGAATATACACGAGTAAGTGGATCAACCATTCTTTTCGTTCCAAGATCCTTAATAAAATCGTCAAAAGCTTCAAATTGCTTTTTCACTATCTCTGAATATTCATTTAAAAGTCCTTCAAGTTCATTTTGTCTCGATTTTAAAAACAAAACTTCATCTTCAAGTTCTTTAATTTTTGCTATCAACTCTTCTCTTGTCATTTTTTCGTATTCACTCATCCCTATCTCCTCCCAAATTATTCTTAATATAATCATTTACAATAAAATAAATCCTCTTTGTTTTTATATCTGGTAAATTCAACTTTAATACTCCATCCTTTATTTCAGCAAGATAAATTCCCATCTTAATAAGTGCCAAACCGTAAGGTGTATTTTTTGATAAAAATATTTTTGCATTATTTATTTGAACATTATCAAAAACTTCAAGCTTTCCTTCTTTCAAAAATCCTTCTACTTCAAAATTATCAGTAACAACTGTTACTTCAACACTATCATACCACCATTTTTTTACAAAAATAAACTTTCCTGTTTTTTTTGCTATTCCTAATATTTTTTTATCATCTGTCAATATTACTCCAGGAGATTCTATTCTATAGAAATATATTCCCTTTTCTGTGTAAGATAAAGGTAAAAGCTCATTCTTCGT contains the following coding sequences:
- a CDS encoding GGDEF domain-containing protein translates to MSEYEKMTREELIAKIKELEDEVLFLKSRQNELEGLLNEYSEIVKKQFEAFDDFIKDLGTKRMVDPLTRVYSKEHILKLISYYHQKAFEENFEYAIVMIKLLDINSKEDFEKEQIIITLGKVLREAVRVPLDSIGRYSYDSFLVLLTEITKENAETVKNRIEHLIELKIPDVKFEIKMAVYPHDSTSLEELLNIVKA